Proteins encoded together in one Zingiber officinale cultivar Zhangliang unplaced genomic scaffold, Zo_v1.1 ctg134, whole genome shotgun sequence window:
- the LOC122036214 gene encoding homeobox-leucine zipper protein ROC2-like: MNASGNTAGFGSTPSLTQASLMDMGREFSMQYRDELMENMMMSREEMESKSLHDDGGGGGSEEEEQGHGLQQQRPRKHYHRHTQHQIQELENFFKECPHPDDKQRKELSRELGLEPLQIKFWFQNKRTQMKNQQEKHENAHLRSENDKLRAENMRYKEALANASCPNCGGPASLGEMSFDEHHLRIENSRLREEIDRISAIAAKYVGKSATSRPLLSPPLSGRSSLDLGTGIDNLFGGEGELLKSISSYMDIEKPMLVELAVAAMEELVRMAQLGEPLWAVGIDGFTETLNEEEYARIFPRGIAPKSPGMKSEATRATAAVIMNHVNMVEMLMDVNQWSNIFSDIVSRAITLEVLSTGVAGNFDGALQLMSAEFQLPSPLVPTRESLFARYCKRHADGTWAVVDASLESLRPASVLRCRRRPSGCIIQEMANGYSKVTWVEHAEVDDRSVHEMYKPLVSSGLAFGAKRWTGTLDRQSERLASVMASNVPSREITVTTSAEGRKSMLKLAERIAKSFCGGVSASTAHQWTTLSGSGAEDVRVMTRKSVDDPGRPPGILLNAAKSFWLPVMPKTVFDFLRDESSRNVWDILSNGGVVQEMAHIVNGRDHGNCVSLLRVNSVNSNQSNMLILQESCTDAVVSYVIYAPVDVVAMNVVFNGGDPDYVALLPSGFVILPDGPSSIQGTAAAAPPHEAGSLVTVAFEILVDSVPTAKISLGSVATVNSLIACTVERIKAALIGESVQ; encoded by the exons ATGAACGCCTCCGGCAATACTGCTGGGTTCGGTTCCACTCCATCTCTCACTCAG GCAAGTTTGATGGACATGGGGCGAGAGTTTTCGATGCAATATCGCGATGAGCTGATGGAGAACATGATGATGAGCAGGGAGGAAATGGAGAGCAAGTCTTTGCATGATGACGGTGGCGGTGGTGGttcggaggaggaggagcaggGGCATGGCCTGCAGCAGCAGAGGCCGAGGAAGCACTACCACCGTCACACTCAACACCAGATACAAGAACTCGAGAA TTTCTTCAAGGAGTGTCCTCATCCTGATGACAAACAGAGAAAGGAGCTCAGTAGAGAGCTGGGGCTGGAGCCACTTCAGATCAAGTTCTGGTTCCAAAACAAGCGCACACAAATGAAG AACCAACAAGAAAAGCACGAGAATGCTCACCTGCGATCGGAGAATGACAAGCTTCGGGCTGAGAACATGAGGTACAAGGAAGCACTCGCCAATGCCTCGTGCCCCAACTGCGGCGGCCCTGCGTCCCTCGGAGAAATGTCATTTGACGAGCACCATCTCAGAATTGAAAATTCTCGACTGCGAGAGGAG ATTGATAGGATATCTGCCATAGCTGCCAAGTACGTGGGCAAGTCTGCAACTTCTCGGCCCTTGCTCTCTCCTCCACTCTCTGGCCGTTCGTCACTGGACCTCGGCACTGGGATCGACAATTTGTTTGGCGGGGAAGGAGAGCTACTGAAGAGCATCTCCAGCTACATGGATATTGAGAAGCCAATGCTCGTCGAGCTTGCAGTGGCTGCCATGGAGGAGTTGGTGAGGATGGCACAGCTCGGCGAGCCGCTTTGGGCAGTTGGAATCGACGGCTTTACTGAGACTCTCAATGAAGAGGAATACGCGAGGATCTTCCCCAGAGGCATCGCCCCCAAATCTCCGGGAATGAAATCAGAGGCGACTCGCGCTACCGCTGCTGTGATCATGAATCATGTAAACATGGTTGAGATGCTAATGGATGTG AATCAATGGTCGAATATATTCTCTGACATTGTATCAAGAGCTATCACATTGGAGGTGCTATCGACTGGAGTAGCAGGCAATTTTGATGGTGCATTACAACTG ATGTCTGCGGAATTCCAACTGCCGTCGCCTCTTGTGCCAACCCGGGAGAGCTTGTTCGCGCGCTACTGCAAGCGGCATGCTGACGGAACCTGGGCAGTGGTCGATGCCTCTTTGGAGAGCTTACGCCCTGCTTCCGTCTTGAGATGCAGGAGAAGGCCCTCTGGCTGCATCATTCAAGAAATGGCTAATGGATACTCAAAG GTTACATGGGTTGAGCATGCTGAAGTCGATGATAGGTCTGTTCATGAAATGTATAAGCCCTTAGTCAGCTCAGGCCTAGCCTTCGGTGCTAAGAGGTGGACGGGGACGTTGGATCGACAATCCGAACGACTTGCGAGCGTAATGGCTAGCAATGTACCCTCCAGGGAGATCACTG TGACGACCTCTGCAGAAGGGAGGAAGAGCATGTTAAAACTAGCCGAAAGGATCGCCAAAAGCTTTTGTGGAGGTGTGAGCGCCTCAACTGCTCACCAATGGACTACTCTCTCCGGCAGTGGCGCGGAGGATGTGAGGGTCATGACAAGAAAGAGTGTTGATGATCCTGGAAGGCCTCCTGGGATCCTTCTTAATGCTGCTAAATCCTTCTGGCTTCCTGTCATGCCCAAGACAGTCTTCGATTTCCTCCGCGATGAAAGCTCCCGCAATGTG TGGGACATCCTTTCAAACGGTGGCGTTGTTCAGGAAATGGCTCACATAGTCAACGGGCGAGATCACGGCAACTGTGTCTCTCTTCTCCGCGTCAAC AGCGTGAATTCAAATCAGAGCAACATGCTGATACTGCAAGAGAGCTGCACCGATGCAGTTGTCTCCTACGTGATCTATGCCCCGGTGGATGTCGTGGCTATGAATGTGGTGTTTAATGGTGGAGATCCTGACTATGTCGCACTGTTGCCCTCTGGCTTTGTCATCCTACCAGATGGGCCTTCTTCCATTCAAGGCACTGCTGCCGCAGCACCACCACATGAAGCTGGCTCCCTTGTCACTGTCGCATTTGAAATCCTGGTCGATTCAGTCCCAACAGCCAAGATATCGCTCGGCTCTGTCGCCACAGTTAACAGCCTTATCGCGTGCACCGTCGAACGAATCAAAGCCGCGTTGATCGGTGAAAGTGTACAGTGA